In Molothrus ater isolate BHLD 08-10-18 breed brown headed cowbird chromosome 23, BPBGC_Mater_1.1, whole genome shotgun sequence, a single genomic region encodes these proteins:
- the PLEKHG5 gene encoding LOW QUALITY PROTEIN: pleckstrin homology domain-containing family G member 5 (The sequence of the model RefSeq protein was modified relative to this genomic sequence to represent the inferred CDS: deleted 1 base in 1 codon) — protein MHFDGHIRFDLSPQGSILARNMSTRSCPPRTSPPSDVEEEEEGPAESRGERKSSALKLPKKKAWRRHTDDPSKECFTLKFDLSIDIEAEIVPAVKKKSLGEVLLPVFERKAIELGKVDIYLDQSHTPLSLQFEAFRFGGHYLRVKAKPGDELKVEQAVRDARSASLPILHPASSAAFLGPALEPLPGRREGAESLAPGRRRKNITEFLGDSSIPSPEPALHSSSSLPTNGTDTWKNRAASRFSGFFGSGTSTGSFGRETEKLEQLVNRLHAYSTFGLPKLPPQLRFDRDSWEEDGDEAGLTLEDSWQQIIQGTEVLSRRQCHQQEAIWELLHTEATYIRNLKVITDLFLSCLVNLQESGLLCEVDAERLFSNIGEIIRLHCKLWRSVMASVLAKARRTGALLDPIDFLDGFKMFGSLFKPYVRYCMEEEGCMEYMRTLLRDSELFRTYVTWAEKQEQCSRLKLSDMLVKPHQRLTKYPLLLKSILKKTDDPRARDAITTMISSVERFINDVNSRMRQRQERQRLDAILSRIDAYEVVEGSTDEVDKLLKEFLRLDLTAPIPGTSPEDTRQLLLEGSLRMREGKDSKMDVYCFLFTDLFLITKPFKKAERTKVIRQPLLVDRVVCRELRDPGSFLLIYLNELGSAVAAYTFQSSGQLCRSWVEAVRNAQVRAHDPPIPEPAAEAAAAPAHGEQEEEDEEDEEDDGESGTSAASSPTILHHSSASPDSQQCPSDGSTETLAMVAAEGGDELSSPDWDAGPFSSTSDGSSVSTSTSIGTGTSVETPTSTDTPTQELPAGALPVPLPHGVASPGSGCRSSSIDSAYGTLSPASLRDFGQQPEGTAEEGQEPSLAPPATRPGSPRLRRRTPVQLLPCPARVLKSKSEASLPQLLSPTSPGPLSQSRSLSDICAGSPRTSQEPAPQAAPGSSGSSTSELSEPEEPAESPASLPGGLRRDPQPPARRTLSDPQAAQHRKLTLAQLYRIRTTLLLNSTLTASEV, from the exons ATGCACTTCGATGGCCACATCCGCTTCGACCTGTCCCCGCAAG GCTCCATCCTGGCCCGCAACATGTCCACACGTTCGTGCCCCCCGCGCACCAGCCCTCCCTCTgatgtggaggaggaggaggagggtccggcagagagcagagg GGAGCGCAAGAGCTCAGCGCTGAAGCTGCCCAAGAAGAAGGCTTGGCGCAGGCACACGGAC GACCCCAGCAAGGAGTGCTTCACCTTGAAGTTTGACCTCAGCATCGACATCGAGGCAGAGATCGTGCCAGCTGTGAAAAAGAAGTCGCTGGG ggaagtgctgctgccagTCTTTGAGAGGAAGGCAATTGAGCTGGGCAAGGTGGACATCTACCTGGACCAGTCGCACACGCCGCTGTCACTGCAGTTCGAGGCGTTTCGCTTCGGGGGACACTACCTGAGGGTGAAAG CCAAGCCCGGGGATGAGCTGAAGGTGGAGCAGGCAGTGCGAGATGCCAGGTCAGCCAGCCTGCCCATCCTGCaccctgccagcagtgctgcattcCTTGGGCCAGCGCTGGAGCCGCTGCCAGGACGCCGGGAGGGCGCTGAGAGCCTG GCTCCAGGACGGCGAAGGAAGAACATAACAGAGTtcctgggggacagcagcatccccagccccgagccagccctgcacagcagcagctctctgcccaCCAATGGCACTGACACCTGGAAGAACCGCGCTGCCAGCCGCTTCAGCGGCTTCTTTGGCTCCGGGACTAGCACGGGCTCCTTCGGGCGG GAGACTGagaagctggagcagctggtgaACAGGCTGCACGCCTACAGCACCTTCGGGCTGCCCAAGCTGCCGCCCCAGCTCCGCTTTGACCGCGACTCctgggaggaggatggggacGAGGCTGGGCTGACTCTGGAGGACAGCTGGCAGCAGATCATCCAGGGCACAGAG GTCCTGTCGCGCcggcagtgccaccagcaggaAGCcatctgggagctgctgcacacagaggCCACCTACATCCGGAACCTCAAAGTCATCACTGAT ctcttTCTCTCCTGCCTGGTGAACCTGCAGGagtcagggctgctctgtgag GTGGATGCCGAGCGGCTCTTCAGCAACATCGGGGAGATCATCCGCCTGCACTGCAAGCTGTGGCGCAGCGTCATGGCCTCAGTGCTGGCCAAGGCACGGCGGACTGGGGCACTGCTGGACCCCATTGACTTCCTCGATGGCTTCAAGATG TTCGGGTCCCTCTTCAAGCCCTATGTGCGGTATTGCATGGAGGAGGAGGGCTGCATGGAGTACATGCGGACCCTGCTGCGGGACAGCGAGCTCTTCCGCACCTATGTGACG TGGGCTGAGAAGCAGGAGCAGTGCAGCCGCCTGAAGCTGAGCGACATGCTGGTGAAACCTCACCAGCGCCTCACCAAGTACCCGCTGCTCCTCAAGTCTATCCTGAAGAAGACGGATGACCCACGCGCCCGTGATGCCATCACCACTATG atCAGCTCCGTGGAACGCTTCATCAACGACGTCAACTCGCGGATGCGCCAGCGGCAGGAGCGGCAGCGCCTGGATGCCATCCTCAGCCGGATTGATGCCTATGAGGTGGTGGAGGGCAGCACAGACGAGGTGGACAAG CTGCTTAAGGAGTTCCTGAGGCTGGACCTGAcagcccccatccctggcaccTCCCCGGAGGACACCCGGCAGCTCCTCCTCGAGGGCAGCCTGAGGATGCGGGAAGGTAAAGACAGCAAG ATGGACGTCTACTGCTTCCTCTTCACC GACCTCTTCCTCATCACCAAGCCCTTCAAGAAGGCTGAGCGCACCAAGGTGATCCGGCAGCCCTTGCTGGTGGACAGAGTTGTTTGCCGGGAGCTCAGAGACCCag gctccttcctcctcatctACCTGAACGAGCTGGGCAGTGCCGTGGCCGCCTACACCTTCCAGAGCAGTGGGCAGCTGTGCCGCAGCTGGGTCGAGGCAGTGCGCAATGCCCAGGTGAGGGCACACG ACCCCCCCATCCCAGAacctgctgcagaggctgcgGCAGCGCCGGCgcatggagagcaggaggaggaggacgaggaggatgaggaggatgatgGTGAGAGTGGCACTTCAGCTGCCAGTTCACCTACCATCCTACACCACAGCAGCGCCAGCCCGGACTCACAGCAGTG CCCATCCGACGGCTCCACCGAGACGCTTGCCATGGTGGCAGCAGAGGGTGGCGACGAGCTCTCCTCCCCAGACTGGGACGCAGGACCCTTCAGCTCAACCTCGGATGGCTCCTCTGTTAGCACCAGCACCTCCATCGGCACTGGCACCTCTGTGGAGACCCCCACCTCCACCGATACCCCCActcaggagctgcctgcaggtgcCCTGCCTGTTCCCCTGCCCCACGGCGTGGCCTCCCCAGGCAGCGGCTGCCGCTCGTCCTCCATCGACAGCGCCTATGGCACGCTCTCACCTGCCTCCCTGCGGGACTTTGGCCAGCAGCCCGAGGGGACGGCcgaggaggggcaggagccctCCCTGGCCCCTCCTGCCACACGGCCGGGCTCGCCCCGGCTGCGCCGCCGGACGCccgtgcagctcctgccttgcccGGCCAGGGTGCTCAAGTCCAAGTCGGAGGCCAGCTTGCCTCAGCTCCTGTCCCCCACTTCCCCAGGCCCCCTGAGCCAAAGCCGCAGCCTCTCTGACATCTGTGCTGGTTCCCCCCGGACTAGCCAAGAGCCCGCACCTCAGGCTGCCcccggcagcagcggcagcTCCACATCAGAGCTCTCAGAGCCAGAGGAGCCAGCGGAGAGCCCAGCATCCCTCCCAGGGGGGCTCAGGCGcgacccccagccccctgcccgcCGGACCCTCTCGGACCCGCAGGCGGCGCAGCACCGCAAGCTGACTCTGGCGCAGCTGTACCGGATCCGGACCACGCTGCTGCTCAACTCCACGCTGACGGCCTC GGAGGTCTGA